A genomic window from Shewanella vesiculosa includes:
- a CDS encoding formimidoylglutamase, with product MFSAFTQQHCDSLLTLRPNETKLGQQVYLASTQWSLAQNAQQAKSAGAQFAIIAITEDVGPRANLGRGGADDAFIASMQQLLNLQSNRFLNGNECAILGQISLDHSLPITASIEQLRDATAQLDDIVITAISDVMQAGLEPIVIGGGHNNAYGLLMATKAITGLPVAAVNLDPHSDFRPREGRHSGNGFSYAAANGALDHYHILGLHELKNSEQTLEQLSLFGATWNSVQQIWIRRELSLETALKQIAKSLNQTQLPVALELDVDAIANMPSSAATFAGIPLLDACHYVHYIAKHCSCRYAHFAEAAPACHHAGIDAGYRDAGQSLSELIYAYIQGRLTCLN from the coding sequence ATGTTTAGTGCATTTACCCAACAGCACTGCGATAGCTTATTAACCTTGCGGCCTAATGAAACAAAACTCGGTCAGCAAGTTTATCTGGCATCGACACAATGGTCATTAGCACAAAATGCCCAGCAGGCTAAATCTGCTGGCGCACAGTTTGCCATTATCGCCATTACAGAAGATGTTGGACCAAGGGCTAATTTAGGCCGGGGTGGAGCGGATGATGCCTTTATCGCCAGCATGCAGCAGTTGTTAAACTTACAGTCCAATCGCTTTCTTAATGGCAATGAATGTGCCATTTTGGGGCAAATTAGTCTTGACCATTCGCTACCCATAACCGCAAGTATTGAACAATTACGTGATGCAACTGCGCAATTAGATGACATCGTTATTACTGCGATAAGTGATGTAATGCAAGCCGGGTTAGAACCTATCGTCATTGGCGGCGGCCACAACAATGCCTATGGATTATTGATGGCGACTAAGGCTATTACAGGCTTACCCGTTGCAGCGGTAAACCTTGATCCTCACAGTGACTTTAGACCGCGTGAAGGCCGCCATAGTGGTAATGGGTTCAGTTACGCGGCAGCTAATGGCGCCCTCGACCATTATCATATCCTTGGATTGCACGAGCTAAAAAACAGCGAACAAACCCTAGAACAACTGAGTTTGTTTGGCGCTACATGGAACAGTGTTCAACAAATTTGGATCCGGCGTGAACTGTCACTAGAAACTGCATTAAAACAGATCGCTAAATCATTAAATCAAACCCAATTGCCAGTAGCATTAGAGCTTGATGTCGATGCGATTGCCAATATGCCTAGCAGCGCGGCTACCTTTGCCGGTATTCCGCTCCTCGATGCCTGTCATTATGTGCACTATATCGCTAAGCATTGTTCATGTCGTTATGCTCATTTTGCCGAAGCCGCTCCAGCATGTCATCACGCAGGGATAGATGCGGGATATCGCGATGCAGGCCAAAGTCTAAGCGAGCTAATCTATGCATATATTCAGGGACGACTAACTTGTCTCAATTAG
- the ubiE gene encoding bifunctional demethylmenaquinone methyltransferase/2-methoxy-6-polyprenyl-1,4-benzoquinol methylase UbiE has product MSEGEPKNTHFGYKTVEADKKADLVADVFHSVAAKYDIMNDVMSFGIHRFWKRHTIEVAAARPGMKVLDLAGGTGDLTAKFSHLVGERGQVVLADINDSMLKVGRTKLRDKGIVNNVSYVQANAEALPFPDNHFDIITIAFGLRNVTDKDAALRSMKRVLKPGGKLLVLEFSTPKHELMRKVYDMYSFKVLPKMGAIITKDADSYEYLAESIRMHPDQETLKQMMIDAGFEQVDYTNMTDGVVALHRGYKF; this is encoded by the coding sequence ATGTCTGAAGGCGAACCAAAAAACACTCATTTTGGATATAAAACTGTCGAAGCCGATAAAAAAGCAGACTTAGTCGCTGATGTGTTTCATTCCGTCGCGGCAAAATACGACATTATGAATGACGTAATGTCTTTTGGTATTCATCGCTTTTGGAAGCGTCACACTATTGAAGTCGCTGCAGCTCGCCCAGGTATGAAAGTGCTTGATTTAGCCGGTGGAACAGGTGATTTAACCGCTAAGTTCTCTCATTTAGTTGGCGAACGTGGCCAAGTGGTACTTGCCGATATTAATGATTCTATGCTCAAAGTGGGTCGCACTAAATTACGCGACAAAGGCATAGTCAATAACGTCAGCTATGTGCAAGCTAACGCTGAAGCACTGCCGTTTCCAGATAACCATTTTGATATCATTACTATTGCGTTTGGTTTACGTAATGTAACCGATAAAGATGCCGCGTTACGCTCGATGAAGCGCGTCTTAAAACCGGGTGGGAAACTTTTAGTATTGGAATTTTCTACCCCAAAACATGAGTTAATGCGCAAAGTGTACGACATGTACAGCTTTAAAGTATTGCCAAAAATGGGCGCGATAATCACCAAAGATGCTGACAGCTACGAATACCTAGCTGAATCTATTCGTATGCACCCAGACCAAGAAACCCTTAAGCAAATGATGATAGATGCTGGGTTTGAGCAAGTTGACTACACCAATATGACAGACGGCGTTGTCGCATTGCACAGAGGTTATAAGTTCTAA
- a CDS encoding SCP2 domain-containing protein, giving the protein MMPNHFALLTCAAIETAFNQLPAQAKSDYARQKSLHGKVFCIQLSQLNWPIYLVFAKQVQVLSHYEGDIAVTVRADISTLYQLTEGANLTELIKQDKLSLQGDIQLLQSLSHYLQHIHVDFAEPLSRYIGDAPTHKIVSGAKQFSHDIKQVIHKTRSHISQLTTEEYRLAPHKIEWLHFRDNLDELVSQTDSIEAKIAQLRENITQ; this is encoded by the coding sequence ATGATGCCTAATCACTTTGCTTTGCTAACTTGTGCCGCGATAGAAACCGCTTTTAACCAACTGCCAGCACAGGCTAAAAGTGACTATGCGCGACAAAAATCATTGCACGGCAAAGTATTTTGTATCCAGTTAAGCCAGTTAAATTGGCCTATTTACTTAGTATTTGCTAAGCAAGTTCAAGTACTTAGCCATTATGAAGGTGACATTGCGGTAACTGTGCGCGCTGATATATCGACTTTATATCAGCTTACCGAAGGTGCCAACTTAACTGAGCTAATCAAACAAGATAAGCTCAGCTTGCAGGGTGATATTCAATTATTACAATCATTAAGCCACTATTTACAGCACATTCATGTTGATTTTGCCGAGCCATTATCACGCTATATCGGTGATGCTCCGACACATAAAATTGTCTCTGGCGCCAAACAATTTAGCCATGATATTAAGCAAGTCATTCATAAAACACGCTCGCACATCAGCCAGTTAACCACTGAAGAATATCGTCTGGCACCGCATAAAATTGAATGGCTACATTTTCGTGATAATCTGGATGAGCTCGTTAGCCAAACCGATAGTATTGAAGCCAAAATAGCCCAATTAAGAGAAAACATAACTCAATGA
- the ubiB gene encoding ubiquinone biosynthesis regulatory protein kinase UbiB: MTTASIRRGYHVIKTILHFGLDDLIPRHKKPWYFSILRNSLFWIRNKHKDKSPAERLKLAMQDLGPVYIKLGQMLSTRRDLLDDEWAYQLAMLQDRVPPFDSALARQAIEAELGAPITTYFDDFNDTPLASASISQVHTATLKSNGKAVVLKVLRPNVEQQILADLQLMTQTANILEAILGEGNRLRPAEVIEDYQTTILGELNLKLEALNAIRLRNNFIDSNSLYVPFVYEEHSYQRLMVMERIYGIPVSDTEALRAQGTNFKLLAERGVELFFTQVFRDNFFHADMHPGNIFISREHPDDPFYIGLDCGIMGTLTEVDKRYLAENFLAFFNRDYHRIAQLYIESGWVSEHTDIIAFEQAVKVVCEPMFNKPLDEISFGHVLLELFRTARHFDIVVQPQLVLLEKTLLYIEGLGRQLYPQLDLWQTAKPFLENWMSEQVGPKAMFKKVKSNAPFWADKLPEFPELIYDNLKLGRKLLGTQQQMLDKYLKYQQKSHKSNYLLITSAVLLICGTILFTQIATLWPAYTCISVGILIWAVGWRSRPKNRKF, encoded by the coding sequence ATGACAACTGCAAGTATCAGGCGTGGTTACCATGTCATTAAAACCATTTTACATTTTGGCTTAGATGACCTAATTCCTCGACACAAAAAGCCCTGGTATTTCTCAATCCTGCGCAATAGCCTGTTTTGGATCCGTAATAAACACAAAGATAAATCACCTGCCGAACGCTTAAAACTGGCGATGCAAGATTTAGGGCCAGTGTACATCAAACTAGGGCAGATGCTGTCGACTCGTAGAGATTTACTTGACGACGAATGGGCTTATCAATTGGCTATGCTGCAAGACAGAGTACCGCCGTTTGATTCTGCTTTAGCACGTCAAGCGATCGAAGCTGAACTGGGTGCACCCATCACGACCTACTTTGATGATTTTAACGATACCCCATTAGCATCAGCCTCAATTTCACAAGTGCATACTGCAACCTTAAAATCTAACGGTAAAGCTGTGGTGCTTAAAGTATTACGCCCAAATGTTGAGCAGCAAATTTTAGCTGATCTCCAGTTAATGACGCAAACAGCCAATATCCTGGAAGCTATATTAGGTGAAGGTAATCGTTTACGCCCTGCTGAAGTGATTGAAGATTATCAAACCACTATTTTGGGCGAGCTAAATCTTAAACTCGAAGCACTTAACGCCATCAGGCTGCGCAATAATTTTATTGATTCCAATTCGCTGTACGTTCCATTTGTATACGAAGAACACAGCTACCAACGGTTAATGGTCATGGAACGTATTTACGGTATTCCAGTTTCTGATACCGAAGCGCTACGCGCACAAGGAACCAACTTTAAACTGCTTGCCGAACGTGGCGTAGAACTCTTTTTTACTCAAGTATTTCGCGATAATTTTTTCCATGCCGATATGCACCCGGGTAACATCTTTATCAGTCGTGAACATCCAGATGACCCATTCTATATAGGTCTAGACTGCGGCATTATGGGTACCTTAACCGAGGTGGATAAGCGCTATCTTGCAGAAAACTTTTTAGCTTTTTTTAATCGCGACTATCACCGCATTGCTCAGCTGTATATTGAGTCTGGCTGGGTGTCAGAACACACAGATATCATTGCTTTTGAACAAGCTGTAAAAGTAGTGTGCGAACCCATGTTTAACAAACCACTTGATGAAATATCATTTGGCCATGTATTGCTGGAGCTGTTTAGAACAGCTCGCCACTTTGATATTGTGGTGCAACCACAGCTGGTATTATTGGAAAAAACCTTACTGTATATTGAAGGTTTAGGCCGCCAGTTATATCCACAATTAGATTTATGGCAAACGGCAAAACCCTTCCTAGAAAACTGGATGTCTGAGCAAGTCGGCCCTAAAGCCATGTTCAAAAAAGTCAAATCCAATGCACCGTTTTGGGCAGATAAACTCCCTGAATTTCCTGAACTGATTTATGATAACTTAAAATTAGGCCGTAAATTACTCGGCACCCAACAGCAGATGCTTGATAAGTACCTAAAATATCAGCAAAAATCTCACAAAAGTAATTATCTACTTATCACTTCTGCTGTATTATTGATCTGTGGCACAATTTTATTTACTCAGATAGCTACACTATGGCCAGCGTATACCTGTATTAGTGTTGGTATATTAATTTGGGCGGTAGGATGGCGATCTAGACCAAAGAATCGTAAATTTTAG
- the tatA gene encoding Sec-independent protein translocase subunit TatA produces MGGISIWQLLIVALIVILLFGTKKLRSLGGDLGGAVKGFKNAMTPEDESKSLEDKDKTAATSQQADEKQPESKDKQA; encoded by the coding sequence ATGGGCGGCATCAGTATTTGGCAGCTTCTAATCGTAGCGTTAATTGTCATTCTATTATTTGGAACTAAAAAATTACGTTCTTTGGGCGGTGATTTAGGCGGGGCAGTAAAAGGCTTTAAAAACGCCATGACACCAGAAGATGAAAGTAAATCATTAGAAGATAAAGACAAGACAGCAGCAACCTCGCAACAGGCTGACGAAAAGCAACCTGAATCTAAAGATAAACAGGCGTAA
- the tatB gene encoding Sec-independent protein translocase protein TatB: MFDGIGFMELLLIGILGLVVLGPERLPIAVRSVTGWIRALKRMANSVKDELEQELKIDQLHADLKKAESKGLSGLSPELQESIDQLKKAAASVNRPYKVEDTSPVTPAKPTEPSAPVAEAKSSEVTSESSSTPK; encoded by the coding sequence ATGTTTGACGGTATCGGCTTTATGGAGCTGCTGCTGATCGGTATTTTGGGGCTAGTGGTTCTCGGCCCCGAAAGACTTCCGATTGCAGTGCGTTCAGTAACGGGTTGGATCCGCGCACTCAAGCGCATGGCTAACTCTGTCAAAGATGAACTTGAACAAGAGCTTAAAATTGATCAGTTGCATGCTGATTTAAAAAAAGCGGAAAGCAAAGGCTTATCTGGTTTATCGCCAGAGCTACAAGAATCAATTGATCAGTTAAAAAAAGCGGCTGCATCTGTGAATCGACCTTACAAAGTTGAAGACACATCACCTGTTACTCCAGCAAAACCAACTGAACCTTCGGCCCCTGTCGCAGAAGCTAAGTCATCAGAAGTGACTAGCGAAAGCAGCTCAACCCCTAAATAA
- the tatC gene encoding twin-arginine translocase subunit TatC, with translation MSQQQPLISHLLELRNKLLKAIGSVLLVFIAIVYWANDIYHYIALPLMRSLPATGSMIATDVAAPFFAPFKLTLVLAFFIAIPYVLYQVWSFVAPGLYKHEKRLVVPLLASSTLLFYLGIAFAYYIVFPVVFGFFTSVVPEGVQVATDISSYLSFILKLFFAFGLAFEIPVAVVLLCWAGVTTPDELRQKRPYIVVGAFVIGMILTPPDIISQTMLAIPMLLLFEGGLIAARFYSKNEDDEPENEQADS, from the coding sequence ATGTCGCAACAGCAACCGCTTATTAGCCATTTGCTTGAATTACGTAATAAATTGCTTAAAGCCATTGGCAGCGTATTATTGGTATTTATTGCTATTGTGTATTGGGCCAACGATATTTATCACTACATCGCCCTACCATTAATGCGATCGCTGCCAGCAACAGGTAGCATGATTGCAACCGACGTGGCTGCACCCTTTTTTGCACCATTTAAACTAACATTGGTGTTAGCATTTTTCATTGCCATTCCCTATGTCCTTTATCAAGTATGGTCGTTTGTTGCCCCTGGGTTATACAAACATGAAAAGCGCTTAGTCGTGCCCTTATTGGCTAGTAGCACCTTGCTGTTTTACCTTGGAATAGCCTTTGCTTACTACATCGTTTTTCCGGTTGTTTTCGGCTTTTTTACCAGCGTAGTTCCTGAAGGCGTTCAAGTCGCTACTGATATCAGCAGTTATTTGAGTTTTATTTTAAAGCTGTTTTTTGCTTTTGGTTTAGCCTTTGAAATTCCAGTAGCAGTGGTTTTACTTTGTTGGGCGGGTGTCACTACACCTGACGAGTTACGCCAAAAACGTCCTTATATCGTTGTCGGCGCCTTTGTTATTGGTATGATACTGACACCACCAGATATTATCTCGCAGACTATGCTAGCAATCCCAATGCTGTTATTGTTTGAAGGTGGGCTAATCGCTGCACGTTTTTACAGTAAAAATGAAGATGACGAGCCAGAGAACGAACAAGCTGATAGTTAG
- a CDS encoding TatD family hydrolase has protein sequence MTQYIDIAVNLLSERLKHDIDTVINDAAKHHVSPLIVIGSDLDESTEAISTCQKYPQQLYCTTGVHPHHASSWDQHSKTRLTQLAQQDTVVAIGECGLDYNRDFSPRTAQRKAFSAQLELACELNMPVLMHCREAHSDFIAIVNEYRTQLPNALLHCFTGNRDELIECLDTDLYIGITGWICDERRGQDLAKLVPLIPNNRIMAETDSPYLLPRSMRPKPKSSKNLPQYLPYIVEYMANLRQQSPILLAQQCYQNSCDFFQLPMVLHTSNDAL, from the coding sequence ATGACTCAATACATCGACATTGCTGTCAATCTGCTTAGCGAAAGGCTTAAGCACGATATTGACACTGTTATTAATGATGCGGCGAAACACCATGTTTCGCCGTTAATTGTTATTGGCAGCGATCTCGATGAAAGCACTGAAGCCATATCAACCTGCCAAAAATATCCTCAACAACTCTACTGTACTACCGGTGTTCATCCCCATCATGCATCCTCTTGGGATCAACACAGCAAAACACGTTTAACACAACTTGCGCAGCAAGATACTGTGGTGGCGATTGGTGAGTGTGGCCTTGATTACAATCGTGACTTCTCCCCGCGTACAGCCCAAAGAAAAGCATTTTCCGCCCAATTAGAACTGGCTTGTGAACTCAATATGCCGGTTTTAATGCATTGCCGTGAAGCCCACAGCGACTTTATTGCCATAGTAAATGAATATCGAACTCAACTTCCAAATGCTTTACTTCACTGCTTTACGGGTAACAGAGATGAGTTGATTGAATGCCTAGACACAGATTTATATATTGGTATTACGGGGTGGATTTGTGATGAACGCCGAGGCCAAGATTTAGCAAAACTAGTACCTTTGATCCCCAATAATCGCATAATGGCAGAAACAGATAGCCCCTATTTATTACCGCGCAGCATGCGACCTAAACCAAAATCGAGTAAGAACCTACCCCAATACTTACCTTATATTGTTGAGTATATGGCTAATTTACGTCAACAGTCGCCGATATTATTAGCGCAACAATGTTACCAAAACAGTTGTGATTTTTTCCAACTACCTATGGTTCTACACACGAGTAACGACGCATTATGA
- a CDS encoding diguanylate cyclase translates to MSIKYRCLTLYNQYHVRIIVGLFLLLISQSSWSNTLYPTPLRLTANSITKIELQDWVYANQSNDIETLSQLLQQPENSWKKLNTDQPYKIGVKNYWVSFSIFTPNDHLARIIALDNPLLDSVKIYHLINGELVSTEVMGDTLPFKQRPLQSNIFLYPVNFEPGDTHTFYLKIDNKGTISLPLILWSSNDLTQLTETKNLFSGMQIGVLLAICLFSLFIALASASFSYSYYSGYVLGLTILSASIHGVSFRYLWPQWPIMQQYIFIIVIPLTLGFSLMFTEKVLQLKYHNLKMLRICRIMAVLSFGLTIVMPFINYSSALYVLVFVVLTISTILMAFSLIQAFGGQRNAPLYAIGRMGFMLGCIVTGLIYLGLISTNISPQIPIMLGLTFEVITMAAVLALRYNDERKAKFEIQQHTLEQAQKLRETREEALRSEAENSEKLEKMVQERTLELEITLRELSEVNQKLTEQNTIDSLTGVKNRSAFDRRLIAEGRISRRQQTPMSLLMIDIDKFKNINDKYGHLGGDHTIRAIANTLSEYVKRPTDLVSRFGGEEFAIILPCTDIEGALLVAEQIRQAVSELNIVHNEDIIPVTVSIGISETIIDSDEHPMLLLEQADKALYQAKRSGRNQVCYYQRETDTI, encoded by the coding sequence ATGAGCATAAAATATCGTTGTTTGACGCTGTACAATCAATATCATGTTAGGATTATTGTTGGACTTTTTTTACTGCTCATTAGCCAAAGTAGTTGGTCTAATACCCTTTACCCTACTCCGCTGCGGCTAACCGCTAATTCCATCACCAAAATTGAATTGCAAGACTGGGTATATGCCAATCAAAGTAACGACATTGAAACCCTAAGCCAATTATTACAACAGCCAGAAAATAGCTGGAAAAAGCTCAACACAGATCAACCCTATAAAATAGGCGTTAAAAACTATTGGGTGAGTTTTAGTATATTTACGCCCAATGATCATCTTGCACGCATTATTGCCTTAGACAATCCTTTGCTCGACAGCGTTAAAATATACCACCTGATTAATGGGGAACTGGTCAGCACTGAAGTCATGGGAGATACATTACCGTTTAAGCAACGGCCATTACAAAGTAATATTTTTTTATATCCCGTTAACTTTGAACCTGGTGATACCCATACTTTTTATCTCAAAATCGATAATAAAGGTACCATCAGCTTACCATTGATATTGTGGTCATCGAATGATCTTACCCAACTGACCGAAACCAAGAACTTGTTCAGTGGCATGCAAATAGGTGTACTACTTGCGATTTGCTTGTTCAGTTTATTCATTGCACTTGCTTCTGCATCTTTTAGTTACAGTTATTACAGCGGCTATGTATTAGGGCTCACGATACTCTCGGCGTCAATACACGGAGTATCATTTCGCTATTTGTGGCCTCAATGGCCCATTATGCAGCAGTATATTTTCATTATTGTTATCCCCTTAACCCTGGGATTTTCATTGATGTTTACTGAAAAAGTTTTACAACTTAAATATCATAATCTGAAAATGTTACGTATATGCCGCATCATGGCAGTACTGAGTTTTGGGTTAACGATTGTCATGCCATTTATTAATTACAGCTCTGCCCTGTATGTATTGGTATTTGTGGTATTAACAATCAGTACTATCTTGATGGCATTCTCCTTGATCCAAGCCTTCGGCGGCCAACGGAATGCCCCTTTATACGCCATTGGCCGTATGGGATTTATGTTGGGTTGTATTGTTACAGGACTCATTTATCTTGGCCTGATCTCTACCAATATATCGCCGCAAATACCCATAATGCTAGGGCTGACCTTTGAAGTTATTACTATGGCTGCAGTGCTTGCGTTACGCTATAACGATGAACGAAAAGCCAAATTTGAGATCCAGCAACACACGTTAGAACAAGCCCAAAAATTGCGTGAAACCCGCGAAGAAGCACTTCGAAGTGAAGCAGAGAACAGTGAAAAATTGGAAAAAATGGTACAAGAGCGTACCCTTGAGTTAGAAATTACCTTGCGCGAACTGAGTGAGGTTAATCAAAAGCTCACTGAGCAAAATACTATCGATAGCCTGACAGGGGTAAAAAACCGCAGCGCTTTTGATCGCCGTCTCATTGCTGAAGGTCGTATTAGCCGTCGTCAGCAAACACCAATGTCTTTGCTAATGATTGATATCGATAAATTTAAAAATATTAATGACAAATATGGACACCTTGGTGGCGACCACACCATAAGGGCAATAGCCAACACACTGTCTGAATACGTAAAACGTCCAACGGATCTCGTATCACGTTTTGGTGGTGAAGAATTTGCTATTATTTTGCCTTGCACAGATATTGAAGGTGCTCTGCTCGTTGCAGAGCAAATTCGCCAAGCCGTTAGTGAACTCAACATAGTACACAATGAAGACATAATACCCGTTACTGTTAGCATTGGTATTAGCGAGACCATTATCGACAGTGATGAGCATCCAATGTTATTACTAGAACAAGCAGATAAAGCCCTGTATCAAGCTAAACGCAGTGGTCGAAACCAAGTCTGCTATTACCAGCGTGAAACAGACACGATCTAA
- the hemB gene encoding porphobilinogen synthase produces the protein MNIITSAFPQRRMRRMRKHEFSRRLMSENTLTVNDLIYPMFVLEGFQRSEKIASMPGIERFSVDLLLKEAAELVELGIPLIALFPVTPADKKSLLAEESYNPDGLVQRAVRELKQAFPQLGIMTDVALDPYTTHGQDGIIDDTGYILNDITTDILVKQALSHAAAGADIVAPSDMMDGRIGAIRQALEANGFVNTQIMAYSAKYSSSYYGPFRDAVGSASNLKGGNKHSYQMDPANSDEALHEVALDIQEGADMVMVKPGMPYLDIVHRVKTELAVPTFAYQVSGEYAMHMAAIQNGWLAEKSIVMESLLCFKRAGADGILTYFAKRAAQWLKEQNQ, from the coding sequence TTGAATATTATTACCAGTGCTTTTCCACAGCGCAGAATGCGCCGCATGCGTAAACATGAATTTAGCCGTCGTTTAATGTCTGAGAATACTTTAACCGTTAACGATCTGATTTATCCAATGTTCGTGTTGGAAGGTTTTCAACGTTCAGAGAAAATTGCTTCAATGCCGGGTATCGAGCGTTTTTCAGTTGATCTATTATTAAAAGAGGCCGCTGAACTGGTTGAACTTGGTATTCCACTTATCGCGTTATTCCCGGTAACACCGGCAGATAAAAAGAGCTTACTTGCAGAAGAGTCTTATAATCCTGATGGTTTAGTACAACGTGCAGTACGTGAATTAAAGCAAGCATTCCCACAGCTTGGCATCATGACTGACGTAGCCTTAGATCCTTACACGACTCATGGGCAAGACGGTATCATTGATGATACGGGTTATATCCTCAATGACATCACTACAGACATTTTAGTCAAACAAGCGCTATCACATGCTGCTGCAGGTGCTGATATTGTCGCGCCATCAGACATGATGGACGGTCGTATTGGCGCAATTCGCCAAGCTCTAGAAGCTAATGGCTTTGTGAATACCCAAATTATGGCTTATTCCGCTAAATATTCATCCAGCTATTATGGACCATTTCGTGATGCTGTCGGATCGGCTAGCAACCTAAAAGGTGGCAATAAACACAGTTATCAAATGGATCCTGCCAATAGCGACGAAGCATTACATGAAGTGGCATTAGATATCCAAGAAGGTGCCGACATGGTAATGGTTAAGCCCGGTATGCCATATCTAGACATAGTACACCGCGTTAAAACAGAATTAGCGGTACCGACTTTTGCTTATCAAGTCAGCGGTGAATACGCCATGCACATGGCCGCTATTCAAAACGGTTGGCTTGCAGAAAAATCCATTGTCATGGAGTCGTTACTTTGCTTTAAACGCGCTGGTGCCGACGGTATTTTAACCTACTTTGCTAAACGCGCGGCCCAGTGGCTTAAAGAGCAAAACCAATAA
- a CDS encoding thioredoxin family protein, whose translation MHNNVRTLLATTALFFSTQMLPMAASANPGCAFEKDQQGFIATCSEEKQEVILTGIIQPQTLTTQLPGYAEGFTNYQVDAQAIDVLKAIKQPIQIVVIIGTWCPDCHRETPHFMRIIEAAANPNIEVEYIGVDRNKQDPEGLAAKYAFSRIPTFIVKQQGNELGRIVERPQATLEADLVEILK comes from the coding sequence ATGCACAATAACGTTAGAACATTATTGGCCACAACCGCACTCTTTTTCAGTACCCAAATGTTGCCTATGGCCGCATCAGCAAATCCTGGATGCGCATTTGAAAAAGATCAACAAGGCTTTATTGCAACATGCAGCGAGGAGAAACAAGAAGTGATTTTAACTGGCATAATCCAACCACAAACTCTAACAACTCAATTACCAGGCTATGCTGAAGGGTTCACTAATTATCAAGTTGATGCGCAAGCCATCGATGTACTCAAAGCCATTAAACAACCGATACAAATAGTGGTGATTATTGGCACTTGGTGTCCAGACTGCCATCGCGAAACACCGCACTTTATGCGAATTATTGAAGCGGCAGCCAATCCCAACATTGAGGTTGAATACATTGGTGTCGACCGAAACAAGCAGGATCCCGAAGGTTTAGCGGCAAAATACGCATTCAGCCGAATTCCAACGTTTATCGTTAAACAACAAGGCAATGAGCTAGGTCGTATCGTTGAACGCCCGCAAGCCACATTAGAAGCCGATTTAGTTGAGATTTTAAAGTAG